In one Pseudarthrobacter oxydans genomic region, the following are encoded:
- a CDS encoding RNA-binding protein, with translation MLAEALEHLVRGIVDSPDDVKVSSKNNRRGDTLEVRVHQDDLGRVIGRQGRTARALRTVVAALAGGEPVRVDVVDTDRRR, from the coding sequence TTGCTGGCAGAAGCGCTGGAACACCTGGTCCGCGGAATCGTTGATTCCCCGGATGACGTCAAGGTCAGCTCCAAGAACAACCGCCGCGGGGACACCCTCGAAGTGCGTGTTCACCAGGACGACCTCGGACGGGTGATCGGCCGCCAGGGCCGCACGGCGCGTGCACTGCGCACCGTGGTGGCAGCCCTGGCCGGCGGGGAGCCGGTGCGGGTCGACGTCGTCGACACCGACCGCCGCCGCTGA
- the rpsP gene encoding 30S ribosomal protein S16, producing MAVKIRLKRFGKMRAPYYRIVVADSRTKRDGRAIEEIGKYHPTEEPSFIEVNSERAQYWLSVGAQPSEQVAAILKITGDWQKFKGLPGQEGTLKTKSEKAAFVAPEKGSVIIPEAITKKASKSDAAEAPAEAEAETTEAE from the coding sequence GTGGCCGTAAAGATTCGCCTTAAGCGCTTTGGCAAGATGCGCGCACCGTACTACCGCATCGTCGTCGCGGACTCACGCACCAAGCGTGACGGCCGTGCCATCGAAGAAATCGGCAAGTACCACCCCACCGAAGAGCCCTCATTCATCGAGGTCAACTCCGAGCGTGCGCAGTACTGGCTGTCCGTCGGCGCCCAGCCGTCCGAGCAGGTCGCCGCGATCCTCAAGATCACCGGTGACTGGCAGAAGTTCAAGGGCCTGCCGGGCCAGGAAGGCACCCTGAAGACCAAGTCTGAGAAGGCTGCCTTCGTTGCCCCGGAAAAGGGTTCCGTGATCATCCCGGAAGCCATCACCAAGAAGGCATCCAAGTCTGATGCAGCCGAAGCACCCGCCGAGGCCGAAGCAGAGACCACCGAGGCTGAGTAG
- a CDS encoding VOC family protein, with translation MTDAAARQDLLPADLAMGTVMLKVGDMKVMTDYYQRALGLEVVAEQDGGLYLGRLQKPLVHLAPAPGLTLPGRGEAGLFHTALLFENQADLAATIATAAQFEPRSFTGSADHLVSEAFYFTDPEGNGIELYWDRPRSSWSWNGTDVVMDSLALPPQRYLEQHLTEESLERQRGTVAGVGHVHLQVGDVQTARDFYVGTLGFEKTAGWHGQALFVSAGRYHHHMAMNVWNSRGAGPRKDTLGLGEVLIEVPSGDDVGALADRLKVAGVAAHHTGAELRFEDPWRNRIRVAVR, from the coding sequence ATGACCGACGCAGCCGCCCGCCAGGATCTCCTTCCTGCCGACCTCGCCATGGGCACCGTGATGCTCAAGGTGGGCGACATGAAGGTCATGACCGATTACTACCAGCGGGCCCTCGGCCTGGAGGTCGTCGCGGAGCAGGACGGCGGGCTCTACCTCGGCCGGCTGCAGAAACCGCTGGTGCACCTGGCTCCCGCTCCGGGCCTGACGCTTCCGGGCCGGGGAGAGGCCGGCCTCTTCCACACCGCGCTGCTGTTCGAGAACCAGGCAGACCTGGCCGCGACCATCGCCACGGCCGCGCAGTTTGAACCCCGTTCCTTCACCGGCAGCGCAGACCACCTTGTCAGCGAGGCCTTCTACTTCACCGACCCCGAAGGCAACGGGATCGAACTCTACTGGGACCGGCCGCGCAGCAGTTGGTCCTGGAACGGCACTGACGTGGTGATGGACAGCCTGGCCCTTCCGCCGCAGCGCTATTTGGAGCAGCACCTCACTGAGGAGTCCCTGGAACGCCAGCGGGGAACCGTTGCGGGCGTGGGCCATGTGCACCTCCAGGTGGGCGACGTCCAGACCGCCCGCGACTTCTACGTGGGGACCCTCGGCTTCGAAAAGACCGCAGGCTGGCACGGCCAGGCCCTGTTCGTCTCGGCGGGCCGCTACCACCACCACATGGCAATGAACGTATGGAACAGCCGCGGCGCGGGGCCGCGCAAGGACACCCTCGGCCTGGGTGAGGTCCTCATCGAAGTGCCGTCGGGGGACGACGTCGGCGCCCTCGCCGACCGCCTCAAGGTTGCCGGTGTTGCCGCCCACCACACCGGAGCCGAACTCCGGTTCGAGGATCCGTGGCGCAACAGGATCCGGGTGGCAGTCCGCTGA
- a CDS encoding amidohydrolase family protein → MADIIHFRGPVLTAPDRVRHGLWSVDGKLTFSRPTAPPARELDGWVLPGLADAHCHIGLGPAGPVEPALAREQALADLNAGTLLVRDAGSPADTRWMQGCRDFPVLIRAGRHVARTRRYLRGFAAEVEPDGLVEAVRKQARDGDGWVKLVGDWIDRSAGDLAPSFPAAVVRDAVQAAHDEGARVTAHCFAGDTLDQMLDAGIDCIEHATGLLPRHLPRFVEQGVPIVPTLINIATFPDIAEQADAKFPRYAAHMRALWERRLERVAEAHSAGVRIFAGTDAGSVVRHGRIADEILALHGAGLPMPAALDAACWAARTWLGADNLEEGARADVVVCREDPRTTPETIRALEHVVLGGRIIR, encoded by the coding sequence ATGGCAGACATCATTCACTTTCGCGGACCCGTCCTGACCGCACCGGACCGGGTACGCCATGGACTCTGGTCGGTGGACGGCAAGCTCACGTTCAGCCGGCCAACTGCCCCTCCGGCGCGGGAGCTCGACGGCTGGGTGCTGCCGGGATTGGCTGACGCCCACTGCCACATCGGACTGGGCCCCGCCGGCCCGGTCGAACCCGCCCTTGCACGGGAACAGGCGCTGGCTGACCTCAACGCCGGAACCCTGCTGGTCCGCGACGCCGGCTCACCTGCCGATACCCGCTGGATGCAGGGCTGCCGGGACTTTCCGGTGCTGATCCGTGCAGGACGGCATGTGGCCCGCACGCGCCGCTACCTGCGCGGCTTTGCGGCGGAGGTCGAACCCGACGGGCTCGTGGAGGCCGTGCGGAAGCAAGCACGCGACGGCGACGGCTGGGTCAAACTGGTGGGCGACTGGATCGACCGGAGCGCCGGCGACCTCGCGCCCTCCTTTCCGGCCGCCGTCGTCCGTGACGCTGTCCAGGCTGCCCATGATGAAGGTGCCCGGGTCACGGCGCATTGCTTCGCCGGGGACACCCTGGACCAGATGCTGGACGCCGGCATTGACTGCATTGAGCACGCCACGGGGCTGCTGCCCCGCCACCTGCCCCGGTTCGTGGAGCAGGGCGTGCCGATCGTGCCCACCCTCATCAACATCGCTACCTTTCCTGATATCGCGGAGCAGGCAGACGCCAAGTTTCCGCGCTACGCCGCCCACATGCGTGCCCTGTGGGAACGCAGGCTGGAACGGGTGGCGGAGGCCCATTCCGCCGGCGTACGCATCTTTGCCGGGACGGACGCAGGCAGCGTGGTCCGCCACGGGAGGATCGCAGATGAGATCCTCGCCCTGCACGGGGCCGGCCTGCCCATGCCTGCGGCCCTGGATGCCGCCTGCTGGGCAGCCCGCACGTGGCTGGGAGCGGACAACCTGGAGGAAGGCGCGCGGGCCGACGTCGTGGTGTGCCGCGAAGACCCGCGGACCACCCCGGAAACGATCAGGGCGCTGGAACACGTGGTGCTGGGCGGCCGCATCATCCGCTGA
- the thiC gene encoding phosphomethylpyrimidine synthase ThiC, translated as MSTQNAQLNPAQDRPAMGAAGNQPPVTQSLKSHSLAYLEDAGTGIRVPVTEIALEPSPNGTPNRPFRTYRTAGPGSDPVIGLPPFRTDWIEARGDTEAYSGRERNLLDDGRSAVRRGAASAEWKGARPVPRRAVDGRTVTQMHYARQGVITPEMRFVALRENCDVELVRSELAAGRAIIPSNINHPESEPMIIGKAFLVKINANIGNSAVTSSIAEEVDKLQWATQWGADTVMDLSTGDDIHTTREWILRNSPVPIGTVPIYQALEKVNGEANALTWEIFRDTVIEQCEQGVDYMTIHAGVLLRYVPLTANRVTGIVSRGGSIMAGWCLAHHQENFLYTHFDELCEIFAKYDVAFSLGDGLRPGATADANDAAQFAELDTLAELTARAWEFDVQVMVEGPGHIPFHLVRENVERQQELCKGAPFYTLGPLVTDVAPGYDHITSAIGATEIARYGTAMLCYVTPKEHLGLPNKDDVKTGVITYKIAAHAADLAKGHPGAHERDDALSKARFEFRWRDQFALSLDPVTAEAFHDETLPAEPAKTAHFCSMCGPKFCSMRISQDIRDEFGSAESQAALAAAAGMKGKSEEFRAAGGKVYLPEPRVAAGS; from the coding sequence TTGAGTACACAAAATGCACAGCTGAACCCTGCCCAAGACCGTCCGGCGATGGGAGCAGCCGGCAACCAGCCACCGGTGACCCAGTCCCTGAAATCCCATTCTCTGGCCTACCTTGAGGATGCCGGCACGGGGATCAGGGTCCCGGTGACGGAGATTGCGCTGGAACCTTCCCCGAACGGGACGCCGAACAGGCCGTTCCGGACCTACCGGACGGCGGGACCTGGCAGCGACCCCGTCATCGGCCTCCCTCCCTTCCGGACGGACTGGATCGAAGCACGCGGAGACACCGAGGCGTACAGCGGCAGGGAACGGAACCTGCTCGACGACGGCCGCTCGGCTGTCCGCCGCGGCGCCGCCAGCGCCGAGTGGAAGGGAGCGCGCCCGGTGCCCCGCCGCGCCGTCGACGGCAGGACCGTGACGCAGATGCACTACGCGCGGCAGGGCGTGATCACCCCGGAGATGCGCTTTGTGGCGCTGCGCGAGAACTGCGATGTTGAACTGGTCCGCAGCGAGCTGGCTGCGGGCCGCGCCATCATCCCCAGCAACATCAACCACCCCGAGTCCGAGCCAATGATTATCGGCAAGGCCTTCCTGGTGAAGATCAACGCCAACATCGGCAACTCGGCCGTTACCAGTTCCATCGCGGAGGAGGTGGACAAACTGCAGTGGGCAACGCAGTGGGGCGCCGACACCGTCATGGACCTTTCCACCGGCGATGACATCCACACCACCCGCGAATGGATCCTCCGCAACTCCCCCGTCCCCATCGGCACCGTCCCCATCTACCAGGCCCTCGAGAAGGTCAACGGGGAAGCCAATGCCCTTACCTGGGAGATCTTCCGCGACACCGTCATTGAACAGTGCGAGCAGGGTGTGGACTACATGACCATCCACGCCGGCGTCCTGCTGCGTTACGTGCCCCTGACAGCCAACCGGGTGACAGGCATCGTGTCCCGCGGCGGTTCGATCATGGCAGGCTGGTGCCTGGCCCACCACCAGGAGAACTTCCTCTACACGCACTTCGATGAGCTGTGCGAAATCTTCGCGAAGTACGACGTCGCCTTCTCCCTGGGTGACGGGCTGCGGCCAGGGGCGACGGCGGATGCCAACGACGCTGCCCAGTTCGCCGAACTGGACACACTGGCTGAGCTGACGGCGCGCGCCTGGGAATTCGACGTGCAGGTGATGGTGGAAGGTCCGGGGCACATCCCGTTCCACCTGGTCCGCGAGAACGTAGAGCGACAGCAGGAGCTGTGCAAGGGTGCGCCGTTCTACACACTCGGGCCCCTGGTTACCGACGTTGCACCGGGCTACGACCACATCACCTCGGCCATCGGTGCCACCGAGATCGCACGCTACGGCACCGCCATGCTCTGCTACGTAACCCCGAAGGAACACCTGGGGCTGCCCAACAAGGACGACGTCAAGACCGGGGTGATCACCTACAAGATCGCCGCACACGCGGCAGACCTTGCCAAGGGCCACCCGGGGGCGCACGAGCGCGATGATGCGCTGTCCAAGGCACGCTTCGAATTCCGCTGGCGCGACCAGTTCGCGCTGTCCCTGGACCCGGTCACGGCGGAAGCCTTCCATGATGAGACCCTGCCCGCAGAACCTGCCAAGACCGCGCACTTCTGTTCCATGTGCGGTCCCAAGTTCTGCTCCATGAGGATCAGCCAGGACATCCGGGACGAATTTGGCTCGGCGGAGTCGCAGGCGGCCCTGGCGGCGGCGGCGGGGATGAAGGGGAAAAGCGAGGAATTCCGGGCGGCCGGCGGCAAGGTGTACCTGCCGGAGCCCCGTGTTGCCGCCGGAAGCTAG
- a CDS encoding alpha/beta hydrolase: protein MFKQRVVFVHGAGSFGAAAWPRQHGLALSYDALFLRRHGYDPVAEPVESSFEEDAGILLRSLADDGRGAVGGHVVAHAQGAVAAMMAAVERPDLVYSLTLVEPACLSLTAELPATAAHIALMKPLLDVRHQLGDEDFQREFVRRVYATDLQHPVTVEEKRSARRLRLQVPSWEAPLHIVPGVPTLVLTGGWEPLYEEIAGYLRETGALHRTAAGGHRPQDSGEGDRIIRSFIGDASRVRARAS, encoded by the coding sequence ATGTTCAAGCAGAGGGTAGTGTTCGTGCACGGCGCGGGCAGCTTCGGCGCCGCGGCCTGGCCCCGCCAGCATGGCCTGGCACTGTCCTATGACGCACTGTTCCTGCGCCGCCACGGCTACGATCCCGTGGCAGAGCCGGTGGAATCATCCTTCGAAGAGGACGCGGGGATCCTGCTGCGGTCACTGGCCGACGACGGCAGGGGCGCCGTCGGCGGGCACGTCGTGGCACATGCCCAAGGCGCCGTCGCAGCGATGATGGCCGCCGTCGAACGCCCCGACCTTGTCTATTCGCTGACGCTGGTGGAGCCGGCCTGCCTGTCGCTGACCGCGGAACTGCCGGCGACGGCGGCGCACATTGCGCTGATGAAGCCGCTCCTGGACGTCCGGCACCAACTCGGCGACGAGGACTTCCAGCGGGAATTCGTGCGCCGGGTCTACGCCACGGACCTGCAGCACCCGGTCACCGTGGAAGAGAAGCGGTCCGCCCGGCGGCTCCGTCTGCAGGTGCCGTCGTGGGAAGCTCCGCTGCACATCGTGCCGGGCGTGCCTACGCTCGTCCTCACGGGCGGCTGGGAGCCGCTCTACGAAGAGATCGCGGGCTACCTCCGGGAGACCGGCGCCCTCCACCGCACTGCGGCGGGAGGGCACCGGCCCCAGGATTCAGGAGAGGGGGACCGCATCATCCGCTCGTTTATCGGCGATGCCAGCCGGGTCCGGGCACGCGCGTCCTGA
- the ffh gene encoding signal recognition particle protein, translated as MFNSLSDRLTATFKNLRGKGRLSEADVDATVREIRRALLDADVAVPVVREFTGRVRERALGSEVSGALNPSQQIVKIVNEELVEILGGETRRIRLAKNGPTIIMLAGLQGAGKTTLAGKLSKWLKAQGHSPMLVACDLQRPNAVTQLQVVGQRAKVPVFAPHPGATSSELEHPAGDPVAVARAGVEEARQKLHDVVIVDTAGRLGVDADMMEQARQIRRAIVPNEVLFVIDSMIGQDAVNTALAFDEGVNFTGIVLSKLDGDARGGAALSVASVTGKPVMFASTGEGLDDFELFHPDRMASRILDMGDVLTLIEQAEKSWDKDEAARMAKKFADQEDFTLEDFLAQMQQIRNMGSMKKMLMMMPGAQNIRQQLEQFDEREIDRVEAIVRSMTPHERVAPKIINGSRRARIARGSGVHVSEVNGLLERFAQAQKMMKKMAQGGMPGMPGMPGMPGAGGGARKNAKNAPKKKAKSGNPAKAAQERKDAEARRANAAKALPTGAAFGQQPGDFDPSQLNLPKGFDKFLGK; from the coding sequence GTGTTCAATTCACTCTCTGACCGGTTGACAGCAACCTTTAAGAATCTGCGGGGTAAAGGCAGGCTCTCCGAGGCCGACGTCGATGCCACAGTCCGCGAGATCCGCCGTGCCCTCCTGGATGCCGACGTTGCCGTTCCAGTTGTCCGTGAATTCACCGGCCGGGTACGGGAACGCGCCCTGGGTTCCGAGGTGTCCGGTGCGCTGAACCCGAGCCAGCAGATCGTCAAGATCGTCAACGAAGAACTGGTGGAGATCCTCGGCGGTGAAACCCGCCGGATCCGCCTCGCCAAGAACGGCCCCACCATCATCATGCTGGCTGGCCTCCAGGGTGCCGGTAAGACCACCCTCGCCGGCAAGCTGTCCAAGTGGCTGAAGGCCCAGGGCCACAGCCCCATGCTGGTGGCATGCGACCTGCAGCGCCCCAACGCGGTCACCCAGCTCCAGGTGGTGGGCCAGCGCGCCAAGGTGCCGGTGTTCGCGCCGCACCCGGGAGCCACGTCCTCCGAACTCGAGCACCCTGCCGGCGACCCCGTGGCCGTTGCCCGCGCCGGTGTGGAGGAAGCCCGCCAGAAGCTGCACGACGTCGTCATCGTGGACACCGCCGGCCGGCTCGGTGTCGACGCCGACATGATGGAGCAGGCGCGCCAGATCCGCCGCGCCATCGTGCCCAACGAAGTCCTCTTCGTCATCGACTCCATGATCGGCCAGGACGCCGTGAACACGGCGCTCGCCTTCGATGAGGGCGTCAACTTCACGGGCATCGTGCTCTCCAAGCTCGACGGCGACGCCCGCGGCGGTGCCGCGCTCTCGGTGGCGTCCGTCACCGGCAAACCCGTCATGTTCGCCTCCACCGGCGAAGGCCTTGACGACTTCGAGCTGTTCCACCCGGACCGGATGGCATCGCGCATCCTGGACATGGGTGACGTCCTGACGCTGATTGAGCAGGCGGAGAAATCCTGGGACAAGGACGAAGCCGCCCGGATGGCGAAGAAATTCGCCGACCAGGAAGACTTCACCCTTGAGGACTTCCTGGCCCAGATGCAGCAGATCCGCAACATGGGCTCGATGAAGAAAATGCTCATGATGATGCCGGGTGCGCAGAACATCCGCCAGCAGCTGGAGCAGTTCGACGAACGCGAGATCGACCGCGTCGAGGCCATCGTCCGGTCCATGACCCCGCACGAGCGTGTTGCGCCCAAGATCATCAACGGCTCCCGCCGCGCCCGTATTGCCCGCGGCTCCGGCGTCCACGTCTCCGAGGTCAACGGCCTTCTGGAGCGCTTCGCCCAGGCCCAGAAGATGATGAAGAAGATGGCCCAGGGCGGCATGCCGGGGATGCCCGGGATGCCAGGCATGCCGGGTGCCGGCGGCGGGGCGCGGAAGAACGCCAAGAACGCCCCCAAGAAGAAGGCGAAGTCAGGCAACCCCGCCAAGGCTGCCCAGGAGCGGAAGGACGCCGAGGCCCGCCGGGCCAACGCGGCCAAGGCTCTGCCGACCGGCGCCGCCTTCGGCCAGCAGCCGGGCGACTTCGATCCGTCCCAGCTGAACCTGCCCAAGGGCTTCGACAAGTTCCTCGGCAAGTAA
- a CDS encoding glucose-6-phosphate dehydrogenase, producing the protein MTSQASVKTLLILGASGDLTGRLLLPGLARLVAKGHATDLRLVGAGSDPWTPEQWRERVHTSFEAAAGPAGPEGKDALQSLEKETVYHQLDVTADGALASLLAALDGPTAVYFALPPKISQLACETLRPDQVPAGTRLVMEKPFGSSEESARSLNQTLVRLVPEDHIHRVDHFLGKATVLNILGLRFANNFLEPVWDRHHVEKVEIIFDEDLALEGRARYYDGAGALRDMIQSHLLQIMALMAIEPPATIGERDLRDAISTVLRASSVPEPYAGSSRRARYAAGELAGKEVPDYAREDGVDAARGTETLAEIQVNIDNWRWKGVPFILRSGKALGVKRKEAVVTFRPVPHLPRGFTGVDSPNKLRIGFGPDTLAFDVDVNGPGNIFSLGRITLGAELSASDLLPYGEVLEGVLAGDPLLSVRGDTAEECWRIVEPVLKAWQQDSVPLEEYDAGSAGPAGWPGTVPGH; encoded by the coding sequence ATGACGAGCCAAGCATCTGTGAAAACCCTCCTCATCCTCGGCGCTTCCGGGGACCTGACGGGCCGGCTGCTCCTGCCGGGCCTGGCGCGCCTGGTGGCGAAGGGCCACGCCACGGATCTCCGGCTCGTCGGTGCCGGGTCAGATCCCTGGACCCCGGAACAGTGGCGGGAAAGGGTTCACACCTCCTTCGAAGCAGCAGCCGGGCCCGCAGGTCCCGAGGGAAAGGACGCCCTGCAGTCCCTTGAAAAGGAGACGGTCTACCACCAGCTGGATGTCACCGCCGACGGCGCCCTGGCCTCGCTCCTTGCCGCGCTGGACGGCCCAACGGCCGTCTATTTTGCCCTCCCGCCCAAGATCAGCCAGCTCGCCTGTGAAACCCTGCGGCCCGACCAGGTTCCGGCCGGCACGCGGTTGGTGATGGAAAAACCCTTCGGCTCCAGCGAGGAGTCTGCCCGGTCGCTCAACCAGACACTGGTCCGGCTGGTTCCGGAAGACCACATCCACCGGGTGGACCATTTCCTGGGCAAGGCCACCGTGCTGAACATCCTGGGCCTGCGGTTCGCCAACAACTTCCTGGAACCCGTCTGGGACCGCCACCACGTGGAAAAAGTGGAAATCATCTTTGACGAGGACCTCGCGCTGGAGGGACGCGCCCGTTATTACGACGGCGCCGGCGCGCTCCGGGACATGATCCAGAGCCACCTCCTGCAGATCATGGCGCTGATGGCCATCGAACCGCCGGCCACCATCGGCGAACGGGACCTGCGCGACGCCATTTCCACGGTCCTGCGCGCGAGCAGCGTCCCGGAGCCCTACGCCGGTTCCAGCCGCAGGGCGCGCTACGCGGCGGGTGAACTGGCGGGGAAGGAGGTCCCGGACTACGCGCGGGAGGACGGTGTGGACGCGGCACGAGGCACCGAGACCCTGGCCGAGATCCAGGTGAACATCGACAACTGGCGCTGGAAGGGCGTCCCCTTCATCCTCCGTTCCGGCAAGGCGCTGGGCGTTAAGCGCAAGGAAGCCGTGGTCACGTTCCGCCCGGTGCCCCACCTTCCCCGGGGCTTTACCGGCGTTGACTCGCCGAACAAGCTAAGGATCGGCTTCGGGCCGGACACCCTGGCGTTCGACGTCGATGTCAATGGTCCCGGCAACATCTTCAGCCTGGGCCGCATCACCCTCGGCGCGGAACTGAGCGCTTCGGACCTCCTCCCCTACGGTGAAGTCCTGGAAGGCGTCCTCGCGGGCGACCCGTTGCTTTCCGTCCGCGGCGACACCGCGGAAGAATGCTGGCGCATTGTTGAGCCTGTGCTCAAGGCCTGGCAGCAGGATTCTGTCCCGTTGGAAGAGTACGACGCCGGATCGGCCGGCCCCGCGGGCTGGCCGGGCACGGTGCCGGGACACTAA
- a CDS encoding P-II family nitrogen regulator, whose protein sequence is MKLITAIVRPEKLEAIREGLEAYGVQGLTVSAASGYGRQRGYTEVYRGAEYNVDLLPKIRVEVLATDEQADDILDVIIASSNTGRAGDGKVWTVDVSEAVRVRTGERGVAAI, encoded by the coding sequence ATGAAACTGATTACTGCGATCGTCCGGCCGGAAAAGCTCGAGGCCATCCGTGAGGGGCTGGAGGCCTACGGCGTACAGGGCCTGACGGTCAGCGCGGCGAGCGGCTACGGCCGGCAGCGCGGCTACACCGAGGTCTACCGCGGCGCGGAGTACAACGTGGACCTGCTGCCCAAGATCCGGGTGGAGGTCCTCGCCACCGACGAGCAGGCAGACGACATCCTGGATGTCATCATCGCCAGCTCAAACACCGGCCGGGCCGGCGACGGCAAGGTCTGGACCGTGGATGTCTCGGAGGCGGTGCGGGTCCGCACCGGTGAACGGGGCGTTGCGGCAATCTAG
- a CDS encoding ammonium transporter produces MELTAGHVWIMVSAALVLFMTPGLAFFYGGMTRAKAALNMMMMSFISIGMVGVVWVLWGASMSSGEGFFQIVGNPFATFGLEGIDTPDGLIKVGYAATFAIITVALISGAIADRAKFGAWSVFVPVWVTLVYCPLAYMVWGGGLFGPEGAVGQALGPAIDFAGGTVVHINAGVAALVLVLIIGNRKGFGKDPNHRPHNIPFVMLGAAILWFGWFGFNGGAATTAEQGGLIWVNTLAAPAAAMLGWLVTERIRDGHPTSLGAASGVVAGLVAITPACANVSPVGALGLGIVAGVASALAVGLKFRWGFDDSLDVVGVHLVSGIIGTVALGFIALPTDGVGGGLFYGGGMTQMWAQLAAAGIAIAYSAILTAIIALAIHKTMGFRVSQEQETVGVDLSLHAETAYEFGVGGHGGSFQPLHDMITGKTQSDAAQKSGAAKTESATGKESVGA; encoded by the coding sequence ATGGAACTTACCGCAGGTCACGTATGGATCATGGTGTCGGCGGCGCTTGTGCTGTTCATGACACCGGGTCTGGCATTTTTCTACGGCGGCATGACCCGGGCCAAGGCCGCGCTGAACATGATGATGATGAGCTTCATCTCCATCGGCATGGTTGGCGTTGTCTGGGTTCTCTGGGGCGCCTCCATGAGCTCCGGCGAGGGCTTCTTCCAGATTGTGGGCAACCCGTTTGCCACGTTCGGCCTTGAGGGCATCGACACCCCGGACGGACTGATCAAGGTCGGCTACGCTGCCACCTTCGCCATCATCACCGTCGCACTCATCAGCGGCGCCATCGCTGACCGCGCCAAGTTCGGCGCCTGGTCTGTCTTCGTGCCCGTCTGGGTCACGCTTGTCTACTGCCCGCTGGCCTACATGGTGTGGGGCGGCGGACTGTTCGGTCCTGAAGGTGCAGTGGGCCAGGCCCTCGGCCCGGCCATCGACTTCGCCGGCGGCACCGTGGTCCACATCAACGCGGGTGTTGCAGCCCTGGTCCTGGTCCTCATCATCGGCAACCGCAAGGGGTTCGGCAAGGACCCGAACCACCGCCCGCACAACATCCCGTTCGTTATGCTCGGCGCAGCCATCCTCTGGTTCGGCTGGTTCGGCTTCAACGGCGGTGCCGCCACCACCGCTGAGCAGGGCGGGCTCATCTGGGTGAACACCCTTGCCGCCCCGGCTGCCGCGATGCTCGGCTGGCTGGTCACCGAGCGCATCCGCGACGGCCACCCCACCTCCCTGGGTGCCGCCTCCGGTGTTGTTGCCGGCCTCGTCGCCATCACCCCGGCCTGCGCCAACGTGAGCCCCGTCGGTGCCCTCGGCCTCGGCATCGTGGCTGGCGTGGCTTCCGCCCTCGCGGTGGGACTGAAGTTCCGCTGGGGCTTCGATGACTCGCTGGACGTTGTCGGTGTCCACCTTGTCTCCGGCATCATCGGCACCGTGGCCCTGGGCTTCATTGCACTGCCCACCGACGGCGTGGGCGGCGGCCTCTTCTACGGCGGCGGCATGACCCAGATGTGGGCGCAGCTCGCAGCGGCCGGCATCGCCATCGCCTACTCCGCCATCCTGACGGCGATCATCGCCCTGGCCATCCACAAGACCATGGGCTTCCGTGTCTCGCAGGAACAGGAAACCGTGGGCGTGGACCTCAGCCTGCACGCCGAGACCGCCTACGAGTTCGGCGTCGGGGGACACGGCGGAAGCTTCCAGCCCCTGCACGACATGATCACCGGCAAGACCCAGTCGGACGCGGCACAGAAATCAGGAGCCGCGAAGACCGAATCAGCAACAGGTAAGGAAAGCGTGGGGGCATGA